A single Lolium perenne isolate Kyuss_39 chromosome 6, Kyuss_2.0, whole genome shotgun sequence DNA region contains:
- the LOC127326795 gene encoding uncharacterized protein, producing the protein MRNLHQWYLDACKENTSYIVADIPEDYYFRKEEIHIEMNELWQLFNLDALDKSLMSCYCLLKIIECRSNKMFNVGFVDPDKVHHDTVKNNVEETGGNLLRFIGEQSFCDSILFPYNYSFHWILLNIQVDKGIVEVRDPLSRGLDGFRDLQKILQT; encoded by the exons atgcggaatttgcatcagtggtaccttgatgcgtgcAAGGAGAACACAAGTTACATCGTGGCGGATATCCCAGAAGATTATTActtccgaaaggaggagatccatattgagatgaatgaactctggcagttattcaatttagacgccctcgacaaatctctcatgagttgctactgctt actgaagatcattgaatgcagaagtaataagatgttcaatgttgggtttgttgacccagataaagtacatcatgaCACGGTAAAGAATAAtgtcgaagaaacggggggaaacctactaaggtttatagGGGAGCAAAGcttctgtgattcaatactgtttccttacaactacag tttccactggattctgctaaatattcaagttgataagggaatagttgaagtaagggacccattgagtagaggcctggacgggttccgCGACTTGCAGAAGATTCTCCAGACGTAA